A window of Lysobacter terrestris contains these coding sequences:
- a CDS encoding homocysteine S-methyltransferase family protein: protein MSTLPWLHPARVEALQRLLRERILIIDGAMGTMIQQYELQETDYRGTRFAAGYDGQHAPDDHAHGESCGCARDQRGNNDLLSLTRPEIIREIHAQYLEAGADLVETNTFNSTTVSLEDYKLQHLARELNETGARLAREACDAAEARDPSRPRFVIGVLGPTSRTASLSPDVNRPGFRAITFDELRVAYREATDGLIDGGSDVIMVETIFDTLNAKAALFAIEEAFDARGARLPVMISGTITDASGRTLSGQTAEAFWYSLRHSQPLSIGLNCALGAKDLRAHVDVLAQVADTFVSAHPNAGLPNAFGGYDETPEDMAGMLREFAESGLLNLVGGCCGTTPAHIAAIAHAVSDLPPRQVPQLVDAA, encoded by the coding sequence ATGAGCACCCTCCCCTGGCTCCATCCCGCCCGTGTCGAAGCGCTGCAACGCCTGCTGCGCGAGCGCATCCTCATCATCGACGGTGCGATGGGCACCATGATCCAGCAGTACGAGCTGCAGGAAACCGACTACCGCGGCACCCGCTTCGCTGCCGGCTACGACGGTCAGCACGCGCCGGACGACCACGCCCACGGCGAGAGTTGCGGCTGCGCGCGCGACCAGCGCGGCAACAACGACCTGCTGAGCCTGACCCGCCCGGAAATCATCCGCGAGATCCACGCCCAGTACCTAGAGGCCGGTGCCGACCTGGTGGAGACCAACACGTTCAACTCGACCACGGTCTCGCTCGAGGACTACAAGCTCCAGCACCTGGCGCGCGAACTCAACGAAACCGGCGCGCGCCTGGCCCGCGAGGCCTGCGACGCCGCCGAAGCCCGCGATCCGTCGCGGCCGCGCTTCGTGATCGGCGTGCTCGGCCCGACCAGCCGCACGGCCTCGCTGAGCCCGGACGTGAACCGCCCCGGCTTCCGCGCGATCACCTTCGACGAGCTGCGCGTGGCCTACCGCGAAGCCACCGACGGCCTGATCGACGGCGGAAGCGATGTGATCATGGTCGAAACCATCTTCGACACGCTCAATGCCAAGGCCGCGCTGTTCGCGATCGAGGAAGCGTTCGATGCACGTGGCGCGCGCCTGCCGGTGATGATCTCCGGCACGATCACCGATGCCTCCGGCCGCACGCTCTCCGGACAGACCGCGGAAGCGTTCTGGTACTCGCTGCGGCATTCGCAGCCGCTGTCGATCGGATTGAACTGCGCGCTCGGCGCCAAGGACCTGCGTGCGCACGTCGACGTGCTGGCGCAGGTCGCCGACACCTTCGTCAGCGCGCACCCGAATGCGGGCCTGCCCAATGCGTTCGGCGGTTACGACGAAACGCCGGAAGACATGGCCGGCATGCTGCGCGAATTCGCCGAATCCGGCCTGCTCAACCTCGTCGGCGGCTGCTGCGGCACCACGCCTGCGCACATCGCGGCGATCGCCCACGCGGTCTCCGACCTCCCGCCACGGCAGGTGCCGCAGCTGGTGGACGCGGCCTGA
- a CDS encoding ArsR/SmtB family transcription factor yields the protein MDLEGWSSRLKVFADATRVRLLALLEREELTVAELSAITRLAQPRVSTHLSKLKEAGLVRDRRSGVSAYYRFDEAALDAAQRALWQTLREGSDDPLLRQDRDRVTAVLAARASEQNWADSVAGDMERHYSPGRTWEALARSALPLLQPGDVLDIASGDGVLAELLAPHSNRYVCLDSSTKVVLAASERLRKLENVEVREGDMHALPFAAAQFDLVVLMHALTYSEHPAQAVAEAARILRPGGRLLLSSLARHEHRHTVESYGHVNLGFAEKELQKFVTKAGLDITSCETVTRERRPPHFEVITLMAHKPAEAGSATRKSSKKH from the coding sequence ATGGATCTCGAAGGCTGGTCCTCTCGCCTCAAGGTTTTCGCCGACGCCACCCGCGTCCGGCTGCTCGCCCTGCTCGAACGCGAGGAACTGACCGTCGCCGAACTCTCGGCGATCACCCGGCTCGCGCAGCCGCGCGTGTCGACCCACCTGTCCAAGCTCAAGGAAGCCGGGCTGGTCCGCGACCGCCGCTCCGGCGTGTCCGCGTACTACCGCTTCGACGAAGCCGCGCTCGACGCCGCCCAGCGTGCGCTGTGGCAGACCCTGCGCGAAGGCAGCGACGACCCGCTCCTGCGCCAGGACCGCGACCGCGTGACGGCGGTGCTCGCCGCCCGCGCCAGCGAGCAGAACTGGGCCGATTCCGTGGCCGGCGACATGGAGCGCCATTACTCCCCCGGCCGCACCTGGGAAGCCCTGGCTCGCTCGGCCCTGCCCCTGCTGCAACCCGGCGACGTGCTCGACATTGCCTCCGGCGACGGCGTCCTCGCCGAGCTGCTGGCGCCGCACTCCAACCGCTACGTCTGCCTGGATTCGAGCACCAAGGTCGTGCTCGCGGCATCCGAGCGCCTGCGCAAGCTGGAGAACGTCGAGGTCCGCGAAGGCGACATGCACGCGCTGCCGTTCGCGGCCGCGCAGTTCGACCTGGTCGTGCTGATGCATGCACTCACCTACTCCGAGCACCCGGCGCAGGCCGTCGCCGAAGCCGCGCGCATCCTGCGCCCGGGCGGGCGCCTGCTGCTGAGCAGCCTGGCCCGGCACGAGCACCGACACACGGTCGAGAGCTACGGCCACGTCAACCTCGGTTTCGCCGAGAAGGAACTGCAGAAGTTCGTGACCAAGGCAGGCCTGGACATCACCAGCTGCGAAACCGTCACCCGCGAACGCCGCCCGCCCCACTTCGAAGTCATCACCCTGATGGCGCACAAGCCGGCCGAAGCCGGTTCCGCAACCCGCAAGAGCAGCAAGAAGCACTGA
- the metH gene encoding methionine synthase, with protein MSQPLPRQTRLSGLEPLQITPQSNFVNVGERTNVTGSAQFKKLILEGRYDEAIVVARQQVDSGAQVIDVNMDEGLLDSEQAMVTYLNLIAAEPDIARIPVMVDSSKWSVIEAGLKCLQGKGIVNSISMKEGEAEFLRQARLVRRYGAAVVVMAFDEVGQADTIERKVEICTRAYRLLTEQVGFPPEDIIFDPNVFAIATGIEEHNDYAVAFIEACRELKRRHPFSHISGGVSNVSFSFRGNEPVRQAIHVVFLYHAIKAGMDMGIVNAGALPLYDDLDPLLRERVEDVVLNRRADGTERLLEIADRYKGKKGEKKVEDLAWREKPVRARLSHSLVHGIDQYIEADTEEARAQSTRPLDVIEGPLMDGMNVVGDLFGAGKMFLPQVVKSARVMKKAVAYLLPFIEAEKLRTGDVGKSNGRIVMATVKGDVHDIGKNIVGVVLACNNFEVIDLGVMVPAQTILDRAKAENADLIGLSGLITPSLEEMSHVAREMQRQGFQMPLLIGGATTSRAHTALKIDPHYKAPTVWVKDASRAVGVAQSLISADLRAPFVAANDADYAEIRERHKQRGDGKRLVSLDKARGQKFDGGWNDYVPPVPKQPGLHVLDDYPLAELVAYIDWTPFFNTWELAGKYPAILTDEIVGAQATELFRDAQAMLKRIVAEKWLTAKAVFGLWPAQSSGDDVTVDIDGKPERLCFLRQQVDKPADRPDFCLADFIAPRDSGTQDWIGGFAVTAGIGIEEHVARFEADHDDYNAILLKALADRFAEALAERLHERVRKEFWGYATDETLGNDALIDEAYRGIRPAPGYPACPEHSEKATLFRLLDAERNAGVKLTESFAMYPAAAVSGYYFSHPRSQYFVIGRVSKEQVEDYAKRKGVSLAQAERWLASNLDYDPE; from the coding sequence ATGTCGCAGCCCCTCCCCCGCCAGACGCGCCTCAGCGGCCTGGAACCGCTGCAGATCACGCCGCAGAGCAACTTCGTCAACGTCGGTGAGCGCACCAATGTCACCGGCTCGGCGCAGTTCAAGAAGCTGATCCTCGAAGGCCGCTACGACGAGGCCATCGTGGTGGCGCGCCAGCAGGTCGACAGCGGCGCACAGGTCATCGACGTCAACATGGACGAGGGTCTGCTCGATTCCGAACAGGCGATGGTGACGTACCTCAACCTGATCGCGGCCGAGCCGGACATCGCCCGCATCCCGGTGATGGTCGACAGCTCGAAGTGGAGCGTCATCGAGGCCGGACTGAAGTGCCTGCAGGGCAAGGGCATCGTCAACTCGATCTCGATGAAGGAAGGCGAGGCCGAGTTCCTGCGCCAGGCGCGGCTCGTGCGCCGCTACGGCGCGGCGGTCGTGGTCATGGCCTTCGACGAGGTCGGCCAGGCCGACACCATCGAGCGCAAGGTCGAGATCTGCACGCGCGCCTACAGGCTGCTGACCGAACAGGTCGGCTTCCCGCCCGAAGACATCATCTTCGACCCGAACGTGTTCGCGATCGCCACCGGCATCGAGGAGCACAACGATTACGCGGTGGCCTTCATCGAGGCCTGCCGCGAGCTCAAGCGCCGCCACCCCTTCAGCCATATTTCCGGCGGCGTCTCCAACGTCTCGTTCTCGTTCCGCGGCAACGAGCCCGTGCGGCAGGCGATCCACGTGGTGTTCCTGTACCACGCGATCAAGGCCGGCATGGACATGGGCATCGTCAATGCCGGCGCCCTGCCCCTGTACGACGACCTCGATCCGCTGCTGCGCGAGCGCGTCGAGGACGTGGTGCTCAACCGCCGCGCCGACGGCACCGAACGCCTGCTGGAGATCGCCGACCGCTACAAGGGCAAGAAGGGCGAAAAGAAGGTCGAAGACCTGGCCTGGCGCGAGAAGCCGGTGCGCGCGCGCCTGTCGCATTCGCTGGTGCACGGCATCGACCAGTACATCGAAGCCGACACCGAGGAGGCCCGCGCGCAGTCCACGCGCCCGCTCGACGTGATCGAAGGCCCGCTGATGGACGGCATGAACGTGGTCGGCGACCTGTTCGGTGCCGGCAAGATGTTCCTGCCGCAGGTGGTGAAGTCGGCGCGGGTGATGAAGAAGGCCGTGGCCTACCTGCTGCCCTTCATCGAGGCCGAAAAGCTGCGCACCGGCGATGTCGGCAAGTCCAATGGCCGGATCGTGATGGCCACGGTCAAGGGCGACGTGCACGATATCGGCAAGAATATTGTCGGCGTGGTTTTGGCCTGCAACAACTTCGAGGTCATCGACCTGGGCGTGATGGTGCCGGCGCAGACCATCCTCGACCGTGCGAAGGCCGAGAACGCCGACCTGATCGGCCTGTCCGGCCTGATCACGCCCTCGCTGGAGGAAATGAGCCACGTGGCGCGTGAGATGCAGCGTCAGGGCTTCCAGATGCCGCTGCTGATCGGCGGCGCGACCACGTCGCGCGCGCACACCGCGCTGAAGATCGATCCGCACTACAAGGCGCCCACGGTGTGGGTGAAAGACGCCTCGCGCGCCGTGGGCGTGGCCCAGTCGCTGATCAGCGCCGACCTGCGCGCGCCGTTCGTCGCCGCCAACGACGCCGATTACGCCGAGATCCGCGAGCGCCACAAGCAGCGCGGCGACGGCAAGCGGCTGGTGTCGCTGGACAAGGCGCGCGGGCAGAAGTTCGATGGCGGCTGGAACGACTACGTACCGCCGGTGCCGAAGCAGCCGGGCCTGCACGTCCTCGACGACTACCCGCTGGCGGAACTGGTCGCCTACATCGACTGGACGCCGTTCTTCAACACCTGGGAACTGGCCGGCAAGTACCCGGCCATCCTCACCGACGAGATCGTCGGCGCGCAGGCCACCGAGCTCTTCCGCGACGCGCAGGCGATGCTCAAGCGCATCGTCGCGGAGAAATGGCTGACGGCGAAAGCCGTGTTCGGATTGTGGCCGGCGCAGTCGAGCGGCGACGACGTCACCGTCGACATCGACGGCAAGCCGGAGCGGTTGTGCTTCCTGCGCCAGCAGGTGGACAAGCCGGCCGATCGCCCGGATTTCTGCCTTGCCGACTTCATCGCACCACGGGACTCCGGCACGCAGGACTGGATCGGCGGCTTTGCCGTCACCGCCGGCATCGGCATCGAGGAGCACGTGGCGCGCTTCGAGGCCGACCACGACGACTACAACGCGATCCTGCTCAAGGCACTGGCCGACCGTTTCGCCGAAGCCTTGGCCGAGCGCCTGCACGAGCGCGTGCGCAAGGAATTCTGGGGCTACGCCACCGATGAAACCCTCGGCAATGACGCATTGATCGACGAGGCGTACCGCGGCATCCGCCCTGCCCCCGGCTATCCGGCGTGCCCTGAGCACAGCGAGAAGGCGACGCTGTTCCGGCTGCTGGATGCCGAGCGCAACGCCGGGGTGAAGCTCACCGAGAGCTTCGCGATGTACCCCGCGGCGGCGGTGTCGGGCTATTACTTCAGTCATCCGCGCAGCCAGTATTTCGTGATCGGGCGGGTGTCGAAGGAGCAGGTCGAGGACTACGCCAAGCGCAAGGGCGTGTCGTTGGCGCAGGCGGAGCGCTGGCTCGCGTCCAACCTGGATTACGATCCGGAGTAA
- a CDS encoding NAD-glutamate dehydrogenase — MSTAPKAPRKAASKATAKPAAAKPVATKSAPANESQAVSLEPILAAMRKRLPKARHAEGEAFINEFYGRMSEDELPQHSADGWAALAVDFLDFARARKPGTALVRLFNSTLKSHGWESAHTVLQVANDDMPFLVDTVTMALAEQGIGVHVLGHPVVTFQRDKAGKLVAVGNGTPESLMHLEIDRQAADDMPKIKQAIETSLADVRAIVRDWAQMRDRMREVADELGSRKFPADAEARHESQEFLRWAADNHFTFLGYREYEVAKQGDDEVLRAIDGTGLGLMRGHDAGRPRSVKSLPAHSVNKKVGADALILTKTNARSTVHRPGYMDYIGVLDFDAKGKAVGEKRFVGLYTSSAYNRRPWDIPLVRQRHEYVMQQSGLAPTSHSGKALRHILETLPRDELFQSTGPELLRTTTGILGLQERVRSKLFLRRDRYGRFFSGLVYIPRDRFNTDVRLRIEAMLKDMLHGEYVDTNVQLSESPLAQLHLVVRPKSGDVVDVDNAAIEAGLAGIIRNWQDDLREELVARHGEHEGLVLANRYGRALPTGYIEEVGAAVAAQDIANLAALTGPDDLRLSLHRAHKGAGGLRFKFYRQNDDIPLSDAMPMMENMGLRVISEHPYRLSVDGQVFYVQDFEVETTGAELDLANLDENFEDAFAQIWRGNAENDGFNRLILGASLSWRQVAMLRGYCKYLLQVGVPFSQSYVEATFARYPILARLLVEVFEAKFDPCTGSESKAEIKAGMERFHAQLAALANGDAALMTAVLPVVEARAGKRDAQLEATRDAFKALLDRVSSLDEDRIFRSFLGVIDATLRTSYYIQYKDGRRVDGGPSDYVSFKFDPAKVPDLPKPRPYREIFVYGPRVEGVHLRFGPVARGGLRWSDRREDFRTEVLGLVKAQMVKNTVIVPVGSKGGFYAKQLPDPAVNRDAWFNEGVACYKRFINGLLDITDNITPDGKIVHPANVVRHDGDDPYLVVAADKGTATFSDIANGIAAAHKFWLDDAFASGGSVGYDHKGMGITARGAWESVKGHFRAMGRDSQKEDFTVVGVGDMSGDVFGNGMLLSKHIRLLAAFDHRHIFLDPNPDAAISFKERDRMFKLPRSSWEDYDKKLISKGGGVFARSAKSIPVSAEIRAALGIENGVTALSPNELMNAILKAPVDLLWNGGIGTYVKATSETNQQVGDRANNALRVNGNELRCKVVGEGGNLGLTQLGRVEAALHGVRLNTDFIDNSAGVDTSDHEVNIKILLNGEVQKKRLTFDARNKLLASMTDEVAQLVLADNYRQNQAISLMERMSLSRMGSKRHFISTLESQGLLDRQIEFLPTDAELVDRKSRGQGLTRPELSILLSYSKIVLFQQLAESDVPEDPYLSKELVRYFPQPLQAKYAKAMEGHRLKREIIATAVTNSMVNRMGATFTLRMTEDSGRTPGEVAKAFTITRETLDARALWAQIDGLDGKVHESVQIDALQVIWNLQRSFTRWLLSRPGAIPDIATAVNRYFDGYKDIRAGENILGPLQRPGYEAALREWKAKGVPNDLALQLSALPYMEPACDVIEIARERKLKVVDVAKVHFRLGEALNLPWLSTQIDNLAVDGRWHAVARGVLREELATQQRTLVGQALSMPGNNAEAKVQNWLQRDDASLRFTLAMLNELAAQKSLDYPTASVAVQRLSQLASRG, encoded by the coding sequence ATGAGCACCGCACCCAAAGCTCCGCGCAAGGCCGCCAGCAAGGCGACCGCCAAACCTGCCGCTGCCAAGCCTGTCGCCACCAAGTCGGCGCCCGCCAACGAGAGCCAGGCCGTTTCGCTCGAGCCCATCCTTGCCGCCATGCGCAAGCGCCTGCCGAAGGCGCGCCATGCCGAGGGCGAGGCGTTCATCAATGAGTTCTACGGCCGCATGAGCGAGGACGAGCTGCCGCAGCACAGCGCGGACGGCTGGGCGGCGCTGGCGGTCGACTTCCTCGACTTCGCCCGCGCGCGCAAGCCGGGCACGGCGCTGGTGCGCCTGTTCAACTCGACGCTCAAGAGCCATGGTTGGGAATCCGCGCACACGGTGCTGCAGGTCGCCAACGACGACATGCCGTTCCTGGTCGACACGGTGACCATGGCGCTGGCGGAGCAGGGCATCGGCGTGCACGTGCTCGGCCACCCGGTGGTCACGTTCCAGCGCGACAAGGCCGGCAAGCTCGTGGCCGTGGGCAACGGTACGCCCGAATCGCTGATGCACCTGGAGATCGATCGCCAGGCCGCGGACGACATGCCGAAGATCAAGCAGGCGATCGAGACCTCGCTGGCCGACGTGCGCGCGATCGTGCGCGACTGGGCGCAGATGCGCGACCGCATGCGTGAGGTCGCCGACGAGCTGGGTTCGCGCAAGTTCCCGGCGGACGCCGAAGCGCGCCATGAATCGCAGGAGTTCCTGCGCTGGGCAGCCGACAACCACTTCACCTTCCTCGGCTACCGCGAGTACGAAGTGGCCAAGCAGGGCGACGATGAAGTCCTGCGCGCCATCGATGGCACGGGCCTGGGCCTGATGCGCGGCCACGACGCGGGTCGCCCGCGTTCGGTGAAGTCGCTGCCGGCGCACAGCGTCAACAAGAAGGTCGGGGCAGATGCGCTGATCCTGACCAAGACCAATGCCCGCTCGACCGTGCACCGCCCCGGTTACATGGACTACATCGGCGTGCTCGACTTCGACGCCAAGGGCAAGGCCGTCGGCGAGAAGCGCTTCGTCGGCCTGTACACCTCCAGCGCCTACAACCGTCGCCCGTGGGACATCCCGCTGGTGCGCCAGCGCCACGAGTACGTGATGCAGCAGTCGGGCCTGGCGCCGACCAGCCACAGCGGCAAGGCGCTGCGCCACATCCTGGAAACCCTGCCGCGCGACGAGCTGTTCCAGTCCACCGGCCCGGAGCTGCTGCGCACCACCACCGGCATCCTCGGCCTGCAGGAGCGCGTGCGCAGCAAGCTGTTCCTGCGCCGCGACCGCTACGGCCGCTTCTTCTCCGGCCTGGTCTACATCCCGCGCGACCGCTTCAATACCGACGTGCGCCTGCGCATCGAGGCGATGCTCAAGGACATGCTGCACGGCGAGTACGTCGACACCAACGTGCAGCTCAGCGAATCGCCGCTGGCGCAGCTGCACCTGGTCGTGCGGCCGAAGTCGGGTGACGTGGTCGACGTCGACAACGCCGCGATCGAAGCCGGCCTCGCCGGCATCATCCGCAACTGGCAGGACGACCTGCGCGAGGAACTCGTCGCACGCCACGGCGAGCACGAAGGCCTCGTGCTGGCCAACCGCTACGGCCGTGCGCTGCCTACCGGTTACATCGAGGAGGTCGGCGCCGCCGTCGCCGCGCAGGACATCGCCAACCTCGCCGCGCTGACCGGCCCGGACGACCTGCGCCTGAGCCTGCACCGCGCCCACAAGGGCGCGGGTGGCCTGCGCTTCAAGTTCTACCGCCAGAACGACGACATCCCGCTGTCGGATGCGATGCCGATGATGGAGAACATGGGCCTGCGGGTGATCTCCGAACACCCGTATCGCCTGTCGGTCGATGGCCAGGTGTTCTACGTGCAGGACTTCGAGGTCGAGACCACCGGCGCGGAGCTGGACTTGGCCAATCTCGACGAGAACTTCGAGGACGCCTTCGCCCAGATCTGGCGTGGCAACGCCGAGAACGACGGCTTCAACCGCCTGATCCTCGGCGCCAGCCTGTCCTGGCGCCAGGTCGCGATGCTGCGCGGTTACTGCAAGTACCTGCTGCAGGTCGGCGTGCCGTTCTCGCAGAGCTACGTCGAAGCCACCTTCGCACGCTATCCGATCCTCGCGCGCCTGCTGGTGGAAGTGTTCGAAGCGAAGTTCGACCCGTGCACCGGCAGCGAAAGCAAGGCCGAGATCAAGGCGGGCATGGAGCGCTTCCACGCGCAGCTGGCCGCGCTCGCCAACGGCGATGCCGCATTGATGACGGCGGTGCTGCCGGTGGTAGAAGCACGCGCCGGCAAGCGCGACGCGCAGCTCGAAGCCACGCGCGACGCGTTCAAGGCGCTGCTCGACCGCGTGTCGAGCCTCGATGAAGACCGCATCTTCCGCAGCTTCCTCGGCGTCATCGACGCCACCCTGCGCACCAGCTATTACATCCAGTACAAGGATGGCAGGCGCGTCGACGGCGGCCCTTCCGACTACGTCAGCTTCAAGTTCGATCCGGCCAAGGTGCCGGACCTGCCCAAGCCGCGCCCGTACCGCGAGATCTTCGTGTACGGCCCGCGCGTGGAGGGCGTGCACCTGCGCTTCGGCCCGGTCGCGCGTGGCGGCCTGCGCTGGTCGGATCGCCGCGAGGACTTCCGCACGGAAGTGCTGGGCCTGGTGAAGGCGCAGATGGTGAAGAACACGGTCATCGTGCCGGTCGGCTCGAAGGGCGGCTTCTACGCCAAGCAGCTGCCGGATCCGGCGGTGAACCGCGATGCCTGGTTCAACGAAGGCGTGGCCTGCTACAAGCGCTTCATCAACGGCCTGCTCGACATCACCGACAACATCACGCCGGACGGCAAGATCGTGCATCCGGCCAACGTCGTGCGCCACGACGGTGACGACCCGTACCTGGTGGTCGCCGCCGACAAGGGCACGGCGACTTTCTCCGACATTGCCAACGGCATCGCGGCGGCGCACAAGTTCTGGCTGGACGACGCGTTCGCGTCGGGCGGCTCGGTCGGTTACGACCACAAGGGCATGGGCATCACCGCGCGTGGCGCCTGGGAATCGGTCAAGGGCCATTTCCGCGCCATGGGCCGCGACAGCCAGAAGGAAGACTTCACCGTCGTCGGCGTCGGCGACATGTCGGGCGACGTGTTCGGCAACGGCATGCTGCTGAGTAAGCACATCCGCCTGCTGGCCGCGTTCGACCACCGCCACATCTTCCTCGACCCGAACCCGGATGCCGCGATCTCGTTCAAGGAACGCGACCGCATGTTCAAGCTGCCGCGTTCGTCGTGGGAGGACTACGACAAGAAGCTGATCAGCAAGGGTGGCGGCGTGTTCGCGCGTTCGGCCAAGTCGATCCCGGTATCGGCGGAAATCCGCGCCGCGCTCGGCATCGAGAATGGCGTCACCGCGCTGAGCCCGAACGAGTTGATGAACGCCATCCTCAAGGCGCCGGTCGACCTGCTGTGGAACGGCGGCATCGGCACCTACGTCAAGGCGACCAGCGAAACCAACCAGCAGGTCGGCGACCGCGCCAACAACGCCCTGCGCGTCAACGGCAACGAGCTGCGCTGCAAGGTGGTGGGCGAGGGCGGCAACCTGGGCCTGACCCAGCTCGGCCGCGTCGAAGCCGCGCTGCACGGCGTGCGCCTCAACACCGACTTCATCGACAACTCCGCCGGCGTGGATACCTCGGACCACGAGGTCAACATCAAGATCCTGCTCAACGGCGAAGTGCAGAAGAAGCGGTTGACCTTCGACGCGCGCAACAAGCTGCTGGCGTCGATGACGGATGAGGTCGCCCAGCTGGTGCTGGCCGACAACTACCGCCAGAACCAGGCGATCAGCCTGATGGAACGCATGAGCCTGTCGCGCATGGGTTCCAAGCGCCACTTCATCAGCACGCTGGAATCGCAGGGCCTGCTCGATCGCCAGATCGAGTTCCTGCCGACCGACGCCGAGCTGGTCGATCGCAAGTCGCGCGGCCAGGGCCTGACCCGGCCGGAGCTGTCGATCCTGCTGTCGTACTCGAAGATCGTGCTGTTCCAGCAGCTGGCCGAATCCGACGTGCCGGAAGATCCGTACCTGTCGAAGGAGCTGGTCCGCTACTTCCCGCAACCGCTGCAGGCGAAGTACGCCAAGGCGATGGAAGGCCACCGCCTGAAGCGCGAGATCATCGCCACGGCGGTGACCAACTCGATGGTCAACCGCATGGGCGCGACCTTCACCCTGCGCATGACCGAAGACAGCGGCCGCACGCCGGGCGAAGTGGCCAAGGCGTTCACCATCACCCGCGAGACGCTGGATGCGCGCGCCCTGTGGGCCCAGATCGACGGCCTCGACGGCAAGGTGCACGAGTCGGTGCAGATCGATGCCCTGCAGGTGATCTGGAACCTGCAGCGTTCGTTCACGCGCTGGCTGCTGTCGCGCCCGGGTGCGATCCCGGACATCGCCACCGCGGTTAACCGCTACTTCGACGGCTACAAGGACATCCGCGCGGGCGAGAACATCCTCGGCCCGCTGCAGCGTCCGGGCTACGAGGCGGCGCTGCGCGAGTGGAAGG
- a CDS encoding acyl-CoA dehydrogenase family protein, which produces MRWGYFAPRATIRVFAESQKGTDVDFRFTEEQLMIQDVARRIAQEKIAPSAEHHDQTGEFPLANIRTLGENGLMGIEVPAEYGGAGMDPISYVLAMIEIAAGDAAHSTIVSVNNSLFCNGILKFGTEAQKQLYVRAIAEGREIGAFALTEPQSGSDATAMRCKAVKQADGTFIVNGKKSWITSGPVAKYIVLFAMTDADKGARGITAFMIDTAKPGFHRGKTEPKLGIRASATCEIEFADYVVQPDEVLGQEGEGFKIAMSVLDAGRIGIASQALGIARAAYEKTIEYVKERKAFGAPIGTFQMTQAKIADMKCKLDAATLLTLRAAWQKGEFEKGGAKFSNEAAIAKLTASEAAMWITHQAVQIHGGMGYSKEMPLERYFRDAKITEIYEGTSEIQRLVIARNETGLR; this is translated from the coding sequence ATGCGCTGGGGTTATTTCGCGCCGAGGGCTACAATTCGCGTCTTCGCCGAGTCACAAAAGGGTACCGACGTGGATTTCCGCTTCACCGAAGAACAGTTGATGATCCAGGACGTGGCGCGCCGCATCGCGCAGGAAAAGATCGCGCCAAGCGCCGAGCACCACGACCAGACCGGCGAATTCCCGCTGGCGAACATCCGGACCCTCGGTGAAAACGGCCTGATGGGCATCGAAGTGCCGGCCGAGTACGGCGGCGCGGGCATGGACCCGATCAGCTACGTGCTGGCCATGATCGAGATCGCCGCGGGCGACGCCGCGCACTCGACGATTGTTTCCGTCAACAACTCGCTGTTCTGCAACGGCATCCTGAAGTTCGGCACCGAGGCGCAGAAGCAGCTGTACGTGCGCGCGATCGCCGAGGGCCGCGAGATCGGCGCCTTCGCGCTGACCGAACCGCAGTCGGGTTCCGACGCGACCGCGATGCGCTGCAAGGCGGTGAAGCAGGCCGACGGCACCTTCATCGTCAACGGCAAGAAGAGCTGGATCACCTCCGGCCCGGTCGCCAAGTACATCGTGCTGTTCGCGATGACGGATGCCGACAAGGGCGCGCGCGGCATCACCGCGTTCATGATTGACACTGCCAAGCCCGGCTTCCACCGCGGCAAGACCGAGCCGAAGCTGGGCATCCGCGCCTCGGCGACTTGTGAGATCGAGTTCGCCGACTACGTGGTCCAGCCCGACGAAGTGCTGGGCCAGGAAGGCGAGGGCTTCAAGATTGCCATGAGCGTGCTCGACGCCGGCCGCATCGGCATCGCCTCGCAGGCGCTGGGCATCGCCCGCGCCGCCTACGAGAAGACCATCGAGTACGTGAAGGAGCGCAAGGCCTTCGGTGCGCCGATCGGCACGTTCCAGATGACCCAGGCCAAGATCGCCGACATGAAGTGCAAACTCGACGCGGCCACGCTGCTTACACTGCGTGCGGCGTGGCAGAAGGGCGAGTTCGAGAAGGGTGGCGCGAAGTTCAGCAACGAAGCCGCCATCGCCAAGTTGACAGCCTCCGAGGCCGCCATGTGGATCACCCACCAGGCCGTGCAGATCCATGGCGGCATGGGCTACTCCAAGGAAATGCCGCTGGAGCGTTATTTCCGCGATGCCAAGATCACCGAAATCTACGAAGGCACCAGCGAGATCCAGCGCCTGGTCATCGCGCGCAACGAAACCGGATTGCGCTGA